Part of the Oncorhynchus masou masou isolate Uvic2021 chromosome 18, UVic_Omas_1.1, whole genome shotgun sequence genome, tactgtaggctacggtatgttatgtactgtagactacggtatgttatgtagactatgatatgtactgtaaaccacggtatgttatgtagactacggtatgtactgtagactacggtatgttatgtactgtaaactatggtatgttatgtactgtaggctacggtatgttatgtactgtaggctacggtatgttatgtagactacgatatgtactgtaggcttcGGTATGTTATGTAGACTACGATATGTACTGTgggctacggtatgttatgtactgtaggctacggtatgttatgtagactacgatatgtactgtatgctacggtatgttatgtactgtaggctacggtatgttatgtagactatgatatgtactgtaggctacggtatgttgtgtactgtaggctacggtatgttgtgtactgtaggctacggtatgttatgtagactacgatatgtactgtaggctacggtatgttgtgtactgtaggctatggtatgttatgtactgtaggctacggtatgttatgtaggcTACgttatgttatgtactgtagactatggTATGTTATGTAGACTACGATATGTACTTTGGGCTacagtatgttatgttatgtagactacggtatgttatgtagactacggtatgctatgtagactacagtatgttatgtactgtagactacggtatgttatgtactgtagactacggtatgttttgtaggctacggtatgttatgtagactacggtatgttatgtactgtagactacgatATGTTTTGTaggctacggtatgttatgtagactacggtatgttttgtaggctacggtatgttatgtagactacggtatgttatgtactgtagactacggtatgttatgtaggctacggtatgttatttagactacggtatgttatgtactgtagactacggtatgttatgtaggctacggtatgttatgtagactacggtatgttatgtactgtaggctacggtatgttatgtagactacgatatgtactgtaggctacggtatgttatgtactgtaggccacggtatgttatgtactgtagactacggtatgttgtgtagactacggtatgttgtgtagactacggtatgttatgtagactacggtatgtactgtagactacggtatgttatgtagactacggtatgttatgtagactacggtatgtactgtagactacggtatgttatgtactgtagactacggtatgttatgtagactacggtatgttatgtactgtagactacggtatgttatgtagactaaggtatgttatgttatgtagactacggtatgttatgtagactacggtatgttatgtagactacggtatgtactgtagactacggtatgttatgtactgtagactacggtatgttatgtatactacggtatgttatgtactgtagactacggtatgttatgtagactacggtatgctatgtactgtagactacggtatgttatgtagactacggtatgttatgtactgtagactacggtatgttatgtagactatggtatgttatgtactgtagactacggtatgttatgtagactacggtatgttatgtactgtagactacggtatgttatgtactgtagactacggtatgttatgtactgtagactacggtatgttatgtactgtagactacggtatgtactgtagactacggtatgtactgtagactatggtatgtactgtagactacggtatgtactgtagactacggtatgtactgtagactacggtatgtactgtagactacggtatgttatgtactgtagactacggtatgtactgtagactacggtatgttatgtactgtagactacggtatgttatgtactgtagactacggtatgtactgtagactacggtatgttatgtagactacggtatgtacggtatgtactgtagactacggtatgtactgtagactacggtatgtactgtagactacggtatgttatgtagactacggtatgttgtgtactgtatgctatgtagactacggtatgtactgtagactacggtatgtactgtagactacggtatgttatgtagactacggtatgtactgtagactacggtatgtactgtagactacggtatgtactgtagactacggtatgtactgtagactacagtatgttatgtagactacggtatgtactgtagactacggtatgttatgtactgtagactacggtatgttgtgtactgtatgctATGTAGACTATGGTATGTTATGTAGACTgcggtatgttatgtactgtaataCATGATGTGCTTTTCTTAAATGGACAGGAATGATATGAATGTTTCAGACTTATACTGTTGATTAGATGGGCTTTGAGAAATACATCTCATGAACTGAATAAagattggtattttattaggatccccattagctgttgtgaaagcagcagctactcttcatggggtccacatgaaacatgagatgatacagactttttttgaaaccaggtttgctgttcatttgagcaatatgataTGGAAGGGAGTTTGATGTAATAacagctctatataatactgtatgtgttCTGGATGTGGGGGTATTGTGAAAAGCAGGTAGCCCTGTTTGATAAGAATGCATGTGTTAGTCATGTTCTATGTCTATTTTGAGTTAAAAGATATGTCTAGGTAATAAAATGTTAACCTTGTCTAAAATAAAACCAGAATCGTTTTCAATAATTCACAGTCATCATAGCTGAGTAAGAGGTAGCCTTAACAGCTGCTAGTTGGCACTCTTTGCCTTTATTTTTATGGTGTCTACAGGACACTACAGAGAAATAGTAATGGCatctttttgtaggcactaactccgGCATGGTTCTTAGGACAGATCTTATGGAGAAAATGAATGGCGTTTTTGGATAAACGACGAAAATAAGTTGGGTATGTGTTAAACACTATCCGGAAGGTGAatgttagttactttaaggagcagttctctctctgtgggtctaacccccagaagttctggaaaatggttaaagacctTGAGAAtgattcctcctcctcacagctgcccatgtcccttaatgttgatgatgtggttgttactgacaagaagcacatggctgagctctttaatcagcacttcattaagtcaggattcctatttgactcagcctccttgcccgtccaacatttcctcatctcccaccccttctaaagGGACCAGCCACGATgctactccctctcttctcctgccCGCTAtgaagtttctccctgcaggtggtcactgagtctgaggtgctaagGAGCTCCTaaaacttgacccccaaaaaacaacatctgggtcagatggtttagaccctttcttctttaaggttgctgcccctatcatcaccaagccctatCTCTGATcgttttaacctgtctctcctttcttctttaaggttgctgtccctatcatcaccaagccctatctctgacctgtttaacctgtctctcctttgtggggaggttcccattgcttggaaggcagccacagtttgtcctttatttaaagggagagatcaagctgatcctaactgttataggcctatttctattttgccctgtttatcaaaattggaaaaacttgtcagtaatcaactgactggctttcttgatgtctataggaTTCTCTCTagaatgcaatctggtttcagctcaggttatggatgtgtcattgcaaccttaaaggtcctcaatgatgtcaccactccccttgattctaagcaatgttgtgctgctatttttattgacttggccaaagcttttgatacggtagaccattccattcttgtgggccggctaaggagtattggtgtctctgaggggtctttggcctggttttctaactacctctctcgaagagtgcagtgtataaagtcagaacatctgctctCTCAACCACTGCcagtcaccaagggagtacccttGGCTCTATCCTAGGCCCCaagctcttctcaatttacatcaacaacatagctctctcatccatttataggcagatgatacagtcttatactcagctggcccctcgccggattttgtgttaaactcAATACCAAAAAagttttcttagtgtccaacaagctttttcTGTCCTTACACCATGCCTAAACCGGACGCGCACAAATAGATCGAAAAGCATTAAGCTTTTAGGGCAATTTAGCTacttagcttgctgttgctattaatttgtcctgggatataaacattgagttgttattttacctgaaatgcacaaggtcctctactccgacaactAATCCACGGCTAAAAGGATAAACCGAgtttgtttctagtcatctctcctccttcaggcttctttttcttctttggactttatatggctaTTGGCAGCTAACTTTAATAATAAGGTGAATTACCACAACCGACCTCAGTCCATCtgtcaatcacccacgtgggtatatgttgCTAATAACCAATGAGAAGATATCACGTGGGTATATGTTGCTAATAACCAATGAGAAGATATCACGTGGGTATATGTTGCTAATAACCAATGAGAAGATAtcacgtgggtatatgcttctaaaaatcaatgaggagatgggagaggcaggacttgcagtgcgttctgtgtcACAAATAGAATCCACTTCTATTTTAACGCCTGGCAACGCAGATGCTTTTTGGCTCGCGCTAGCAGTTTGGGTGCAATGATTGGATAacatgtgtgtgtacatttattttgcaacgctcgcgaaCGTGACTCGTCCAGTTTGGGCATGGTGTtgaccttgttctgaacacctccataACAAAGATCATGTGGTtcggtaagaagaatgcccttctccccacaggtgtgattactacctctgagagtttagagcttgaggtagtcacctcatacatgtacttgggagtatggctagacggtacactgtccttctctcagcacatatcaaagccgcaggctaaagttaaatctagacttggtttcctctatcgtaatcggtcctctttcaccccagctgcctaactaaccctgattcagatgaccatcctacccatgctagattacggagacgtaatttatagatcggcaggtaagggtgctctcgagcggctagatgttctttaccattcggccatcagatttgccaccaatgctccttataggacacatcactgtactCTTCTGTAAACAGGTCATCTCTATACCTCTTCAATCtcatcattcaaagactcaatcttggacactcttactgacagttgtggctgctttgtgtgatgtattgttgtctctaccttcttgccctttatgCTGTTGTCTGTGACccataatgtttgtaccctgttttgtgctgctgccatgttgccatcatgttgttgtcatgtgttgctaccatgttgtgttgccatcatgttgttgtcatgtgttgctgccttgatATGTTGTTgtctaggtctctctttatgtggtgttgtctctcttgtcggggtgtgtgttttgtcctatatttgtatttAATTTAGGAGGAGGAGGCCTTTtgataggctgtcattgtaaataagaatttgctcttaaaataaaggttaaataaaaaaacaggcCTCGGACATattatacgttttgttctatgataTGTTTTTCAATTAACATCACTTTTTGTTAATTTTTGTAAATGTGttataaaataaagaaaagcacataaaggcttcataattcataaaggtcatgttagcTGACTCCTATTATCTCATATAAAAAATTAGTATAAAATCTCCAAAACCTGTGTCAACCTCGGACCTTATTGTCGGCGTTTATTCCTAAACCCTATTCTCTCTACATTCATTTTCGCCATAGGGATGGCTGAACGAATCAGACGTAAACATTTCCGGGTTGTAGGTTAATGGCTAGAAAGGCTCCAGCTTTTGTCAGAATGGACTTTTCGAAAGCAGGTTTAGGAGAatttacgtagcaggttaggagaataaaCGCGACAGGCTAGgggaattaggttaaggttaggaaaagagtTAGGGTTAGCTGAAATGCAAAAAACGATCTGCCTTTGACCTAAATTGGACAAAAACTGGATCCCATCTAGACAGAACCGAAAATAAAATATTCGGCAAGTAATTTTATATCATCTGGAAGGTAAGACGAAATCCTACTAATGCTATAAATGTAAAGTTCCTATTTGTTTATTTATATGAAATTCGACGTAGGCCTATTATCTCTATAAATGTAACGTTCCAATCTGTTTCTTTATATGAAAAACGACTTTACCAGGTGCCCATGTCGCGGTGGGATACTGTAGCCAGCTGTGGGCTAGAGTGATCCTACAGGTTAGTTGCTACGAACATTATAGGTTAGCTGCTACGATAGGTTAGCTGGTACTATAAGTTAGCTGGTACTATAAGTTAGCTGCTACTATAGGTTAGCTGCTACTATAGGTTAGCTGCTACTATAGGTTAGCTGCTACTATAGGTTAGCTGCTACGATAGGTTAGCTGGTACTATAAGTTAGCTGCTACTATAGGTTAGCTGCTACTATAGGTTAGCTGCTGCTACGATAGGTTAGCTGCTACTACTATAGGTTAGCTGCTGCTGCTATAGGTTAGCTGCTACTACTATAGGTTAGCTGCTGCTACTATAGGTTATCTGCTGCTACTATAGGTTATCTGCTGCTACTATAGGTTATCTGCTGCTACTATAGGTTATCTGCTGCTACTATAGGTTATCTGCTGCTACTATAGGTTATCTGCTGCTACTATAGGTTATCTGCTGCTACTATAGGTTATCTGCTGCTACTATAGGTTAGCTGCTACTATAGGTTAGCTGCTGCTACTATAGGTTAGCTGCTGCTACTATAGGTTAGCTACTGCTACTATAGGTTAGCTACTGCTACTATAGGTTAGCTGCTGCTACTATAGGTTAGCTGCTGCTACTATAGGTTAGCTGCTGCTACTATAGGTTAGCTGCTGCTACTATAGGTTAGCTGCTGCTGCTATAGGTTAGCTGCTGCTGCTATAGGTTAGCTGCTACTACTATAGGTTAGCTGCTGCTACTCTAGGTTAGCTGCTGCTACTATAGGTTAGCTGCTGCTACTATAGGTTATCTGCTGCTACTATAGGTTATCTGCTGCTACTATAGGTTATCTGCTGCTACTATAGGTTAGCTGCTGCTACTATAGGTTAGCTGCTGCTACTATAGGTTAGCTGCTGCTACTATAGGTTAGCTGCTGCTACTATAGGTTAGCTGCTGCTACTATAGGTTAGCTGCTGCTACTATAGGTTAGCTGCTGCTACTATAGGTTAGCTGCTGCTACTATAGGTTAGCTGCTGCTACTATAGGTTAGCTGCTGCTACTATAGGTTAGCTGCTGCTACGATAGGTTAGCTGCTACTATAGGTTAGCTGCTGCTACTATAGGTTAGCTGCTGCTACTATAGGTTAGCTGCTGCTACTATAGGTTAGCTACTGCTACTATAGGTTAGCTACTGCTACTATAGGTTAGCTGCTGTCCAGTCTTTGTGCCAACGCTAGTTAGCATCGGCTTGTGAAACTACCTATAAcgtccttcatactggatgcagaatCCTAAAAATGGTAACTGAGTTCACCAGACTCTCTTAAGTATCCCTTAAGTTGACGCAGCAAACAGGCTTCTTCCAACAGTATATGACAATGATTTCATAATTGTAACTTTTACACTGAACATCAACTGACTAAAGTCTGTCAGGTTTCCTTTTCCCTTTACTCCCATGCTTCAACTTTCTAGTGACTATGTCCTGCGACAACCAGCAAGGAGACCAGTCGGCCTTGAAGAAGAGAATATGTGACTTTTTAAAGGTGAAGAAACAAGGATCCACTGCCCTCCAGATAGCTAAGGCTGTTGGACTGAAGACGGCCAAGGATGTAAACAGTGTCCTGTACGCTTTAAACAAAGCTGGACTTCTTTATGCAACACCAGACAACCCACCAGTCTGGTCTGTGAGTGTTCCAGAGTCAGATCGAGTGCCTAGTCCTTCTGAGACCCCTGGCATCACAGTGGAGGAACTGAGGAGGGTGCTGGCGTCAAAGAGTGATGGAAGAGGGATGAGTGCGCCACAAATTGCCAGAGAATTGGGCCAATCACAAAAATTAGGTGAATAAAGAATCTTTATACAACAGGTgtgtctaatcctgaatgctgattggctaaaaccgcattccagccggtgtatattccacaagttaccacccgctaaatctatgatgttaaaatgcctatttactcggTTCCCTCTAattgcgcaatccactgtctcatcagcccagccaggcaatatataaacttgatctccactgtaaaaagcatctagacgttatctcacatttctttcagACTAACATTTCGTTTTCAACAGCAGAGTTTTGTAATAACCTTGCTGTCTGTCCGACATTtgtaacattgtttcaatattcaaatttgatCTCCAGCTGTCGCATTGTAGTTATGAATGTGTCGGGTGTCGGGATGAGACCGACAGGCAGTCAGGTTTTCACATTCAATGAATCGGCATAATTTGTATGCATATATACAAAGAACTAATAATAGGTAACAGGTAAGACAATACAAAGCttgtttgcagtctttccagccttCGTATGAaatgattgtgttagctgtgttgttggctagctcctctgaacaacagtgtccagaCAAGAGAGCATATTTTCTATGACAGGCGAAATCAAGCCTCatcagctcattgttatggatgtatccaaataaatgtcactagaaaacagcttcaACAAATGCAGCTACTCTGTTGTTATTCCGATAGGACGAACGACCAtgcggcttgggtagcaacccgagatttgtgtcgggactatatcttgtggaaggatgaaatagaaTGAATAAATTCCTcaatgtttttaatgaaaatatgtcaaatcATTATTTAAACATGTTGGAAAGCGGTTTTATAAAAGTGACAATGGcttcgaagccggtgtttggaggatatactGGCACGGTTTGCCGGCCTTCAACgtaccaatatatcctccaaacaacGGCTTCTCAGGCGTTATCACCGAATTCTACACTGAACATCAACTGGCTAAAGTCTGTCATTGTTTCCTTTACTCCCATGCTTCAACATTCTAGTGAATATGTCCTGCGACAACCAGCAAGGAGACCAGTCGGCCTTGAAGAAGAGAATATGTGACTTTTTAAAGGTGAAGAAACAAGGATCCACTGCCCTCCAGATAGCTAAGGCTGTTGGACTGAAGACGGCCAAGGATGTAAAAAGTGTCCTGTACGCTTTAAACAAAGCTGGACTTCTTTATACAACACCAGACAAACCACCAGTCTGGTCTGTGGAGAAACCAGGGACGGCGTCAGTCTCTGTGAGTGTTCCAGAGTCAGATCGAGTGCCTAGTCCTTCTGAGACCCCTGGCATCACAGAGGAAGAACTGAGGAGGGTGCTGATGTCAAAGAGTGATGGAAGAGGGATGAGTGCGCAAGAAATTGCCAGAGAATTGGGACAAACACGAAAATTTGTGAATAAGCATCTTTATGACCTGCAAAGTAGCGGCAAGGCAGAAAAGTTGGGAGAGAAAGTGTGGAAAATGAAGGATGAAGCAAGCTGTGGAGGAGAGCTTATTAAATACCAGAGGTAAGTCTGTGAATGTGGCACACAtagggaaatatatatatatatatatataacacatgaAACTAAAAGATATCAAATGCAGGAATGAAATAATGTTCAACATTCAGTATCCAATTTCACAAACAAAATAGTAAATGACTGCAGGTACTTATATTATATTACTTATAATTAATATATGAAGTGGtacatgatgtttccttcctTAGCTGGTGGCAAGCTGTGATATACTGTGCTGCCAACACTATAACATCAGAACTTTCCCCAAAAATTATAAAGTTTCTCTTAGTTACATTTGTTCTGTGAATGTTAAACTTTTCATTTTGAATTTGGGGAAGGAGTTTctaattgatatatatatatatatttggggaAGGAGTTTCTAATTGATatatccaattgagaatctgtggaaagaactgaaaactgctgttcacaaatgctctccatccaacctcactgagctcgagctgttttgcaaggaggaatgggaaaaaatggtggcgctacaaagtattaagttaagggggctgaataattttgcacgcccaatttttcagtttttgatttttttttaaaagtttgaaatatccaataaatgtcgttctacttcatgattgtgtcccacttgttgttgattcttcacaaaaaatacagttttatatctttatgtttgaagcctgaaatgtggcaaaaggtcgcaaagttcaagggggccgaatactttcgcaaggcactgtatatttgggGAAGGAGATTCtagttgatatatatatatttggggaAGGTGATTTAGAACTTTCTATCGCTCCTGACCCACAGTGATGCCAGTCTGTCTTGTCTGGCTTTCTGACCCACAGTGATGCCAGTCTGTCCTCTCTGGCTTCCTGACCAACAGTGATGCCAGTCTGTCCTCTCTGGCTTCCTGACCCACAGTGATGCCAGTCTCCTCTCTGGCTAACCATGTTTTTCTGATGGTGTCTGTAATTCTGTATTTGTTTAAGGTTTGGCTTTGTTTGTGCTCTTTTACATGGTAACATCAAAActgaatctccctccctctctctatctctctgcagtTATGGTCAAGATATTTCCATCACACCAAGTAGGCCGCTCTTTATTACATCAAACTGTTCCTAGATGACCCAGAGGACTACCTGACCCAGAGGACTACCTGACCCAGAGGACTACCTGACCCAGAGGACTACCTGACCCAGAGGACTACCTGACCCAGAGGACTACGATCCCATTCTCCTCTGAAGAAATTGAGAAAAATGCATATTACCTAACAAGCTACCCTCACTATTAAAACATTTACCATAGTCTACCCTCACTATTAAAACATTTACCATAGTCTACCCTCACTATTAAAACATTTACCATAGTCTACCCTCACTATTAAAACATTTACCATAGTCTACCCTCACTATTAAAACACTCACCATAGTCTACCCTCACTATTAAAACACTCACCATAGTCTACCCTCACTATTAAAACATTCACCATAGTCTACCCTCACTATTAAAACACTCACCATAGTCTACCCTCACTATTAAAACACTCACCATAGTCTACCCTCACTATTAAAACACTCACCATAGTCTACCCTCACTATTAAAACATTTACCATAGTCTACCCTCACTATTAAAACACTCACCATAGTCTACCCTCACTATTAAAACATTTACCATAGTCTACCCTCACTATTAAAACATTTACCGTAGTCTACCCTCACTATTAAAACACTCACCATAGTCTACCCTCACTATTAAAACATTCACCATAGTCTACCCTCACTATTAAAACACTCACCATAGTCTACCCTCACAACACATATTGGATGGAAACACGTACGCTGTGCAGAATATGGGGTAAGACCAGAGGAGAAcgactgccccctctcattgaagccACAAAGTTCAAGGCTGAGCCTGGTACTGCAGGCATTTATAGCATTTAACCAGGATCCCAATTATAGTGAATGGAAAAATGGCAATCTGTGGAAAACCTTGAAAAAAACATTTATAATTCAAAGACAATTATGTTTACCAATAGTTGCTTCTAATACA contains:
- the LOC135505284 gene encoding double-stranded RNA-specific adenosine deaminase-like isoform X1; translation: MSCDNQQGDQSALKKRICDFLKVKKQGSTALQIAKAVGLKTAKDVNSVLYALNKAGLLYATPDNPPVWSVSVPESDRVPSPSETPGITVEELRRVLASKSDGRGMSAPQIARELGQSQKLVNMSCDNQQGDQSALKKRICDFLKVKKQGSTALQIAKAVGLKTAKDVKSVLYALNKAGLLYTTPDKPPVWSVEKPGTASVSVSVPESDRVPSPSETPGITEEELRRVLMSKSDGRGMSAQEIARELGQTRKFVNKHLYDLQSSGKAEKLGEKVWKMKDEASCGGELIKYQSYGQDISITPSRPLFITSNCS
- the LOC135505284 gene encoding double-stranded RNA-specific adenosine deaminase-like isoform X3: MSCDNQQGDQSALKKRICDFLKVKKQGSTALQIAKAVGLKTAKDVNSVLYALNKAGLLYATPDNPPVWSVSVPESDRVPSPSETPGITVEELRRVLASKSDGRGMSAPQIARELGQSQKLVNMSCDNQQGDQSALKKRICDFLKVKKQGSTALQIAKAVGLKTAKDVKSVLYALNKAGLLYTTPDKPPVWSVEKPGTASVSVSVPESDRVPSPSETPGITEEELRRVLMSKSDGRGMSAQEIARELGQTRKFVNKHLYDLQSSGKAEKLGEKVWKMKDEASCGGELIKYQSDASLSCLAF
- the LOC135505284 gene encoding double-stranded RNA-specific adenosine deaminase-like isoform X2, giving the protein MSCDNQQGDQSALKKRICDFLKVKKQGSTALQIAKAVGLKTAKDVNSVLYALNKAGLLYATPDNPPVWSVSVPESDRVPSPSETPGITVEELRRVLASKSDGRGMSAPQIARELGQSQKLVNMSCDNQQGDQSALKKRICDFLKVKKQGSTALQIAKAVGLKTAKDVKSVLYALNKAGLLYTTPDKPPVWSVEKPGTASVSVSVPESDRVPSPSETPGITEEELRRVLMSKSDGRGMSAQEIARELGQTRKFVNKHLYDLQSSGKAEKLGEKVWKMKDEASCGGELIKYQSDASLSSLAS